In Polaromonas sp. JS666, one genomic interval encodes:
- the map gene encoding type I methionyl aminopeptidase, giving the protein MSITYKDAAGIEGMRLAGRLASEVLDYLTPFVKPGVTTNEIDRLAHDYMTQVQGTIPATLGYGPPGYVPYPKSLCTSVNHQVCHGIPNDKPLKKGDIVNIDVTVITKDGWHGDNSRMYLIGEASIAAKRLCKVTYEAMWQGIMRVKPGVRLGDIGFAIQAYAEKQGFSVVREFCGHGVGQKFHEEPQVLHYGRPGTLEELKPGMTFTIEPMINAGKRDIKDGPEKDGWSIVTRDHSLSAQWEHTILVSETGYEVLTVSAGSPAIPAFVADFVAQNNPAQVLVSA; this is encoded by the coding sequence ATGAGTATTACGTATAAAGATGCTGCGGGCATAGAGGGCATGCGTTTGGCCGGCAGGCTGGCGTCCGAGGTGCTGGACTACCTCACGCCCTTCGTCAAACCAGGCGTGACGACCAATGAAATCGACCGGCTGGCCCATGACTACATGACCCAGGTCCAGGGCACCATTCCCGCGACCCTGGGCTACGGCCCCCCCGGCTACGTGCCCTACCCCAAATCGCTGTGCACCTCGGTCAACCACCAAGTGTGCCACGGCATCCCCAACGACAAGCCCCTGAAAAAAGGCGACATCGTCAACATCGATGTGACCGTCATCACCAAGGACGGCTGGCACGGAGACAACAGCCGCATGTACCTGATCGGCGAAGCGTCGATTGCGGCCAAACGGCTGTGCAAGGTCACCTACGAGGCCATGTGGCAGGGCATCATGCGCGTCAAACCGGGTGTGCGTCTGGGTGACATCGGGTTTGCCATCCAGGCCTATGCAGAAAAACAGGGGTTTTCCGTCGTGCGCGAATTCTGCGGCCACGGCGTCGGCCAGAAGTTCCATGAAGAGCCGCAGGTGCTGCACTATGGCCGCCCCGGCACGCTGGAAGAACTCAAGCCGGGCATGACGTTCACCATCGAACCCATGATCAATGCCGGCAAGCGCGATATCAAGGACGGCCCGGAAAAAGACGGCTGGAGCATCGTGACACGAGACCATTCGCTGTCAGCCCAGTGGGAGCACACCATCCTTGTTTCCGAGACCGGTTACGAGGTGCTGACCGTCTCGGCGGGCAGCCCGGCCATTCCCGCATTTGTCGCAGACTTTGTTGCCCAAAACAATCCGGCGCAGGTCCTGGTCAGCGCCTGA
- a CDS encoding [protein-PII] uridylyltransferase — translation MSELVQVREQYRAGKTALLASLAGSGASSRGIHSLLQKLAKHTDATLQLLWQRAGFPATACLVAAGGFGRGELFPHSDVDVLLLLPDDANAEDDAPLKSKVESFISSCWDSGLEIGSSVRTVADCVEEAAKDVTVQTSLLEARRVAGSKKNFLRLQQQLDAVLDPKAFYVAKTLELRQRHNKFENTPYSLEPNCKESPGGLRDLQVVLWVARAAGLGKSWDDLARSGLATAFEVRQIKANEALLSLIRARLHLISGRREDRLVFDLQTAVAESFGYSSHADDGSRLPRRASEALMRRYYWAAKAVTQLNQILLLNIEERLNPNTYPLQRINERFCDKAGMLEVTSDDLYVREPHAILETFLLYETTVGIKGLSARTLRALYNARGVMTAKFRRDPVNRDTFRRILQQPEGITHAIRLMNQTSVLGRYLWVFRKIVGQMQHDLFHVYTVDQHILMVLRNVRRFFMAEHSHEYPMCSQLAAGWDKPWILFIAALFHDIAKGRGGDHSELGCKDVRIFCRQHGIATGDARLIEFLVGEHLSMSRIAQKEDLSNPDVIAAFARRVGNERYLTALYLLTVADIRGTSPKVWNAWKGKLLEDLYRYTLRVLGGRAPDADAEVEARKREALTTLALHAEPFEAHKALWDTLDVSYFMRHEAADIAWHARQLSRYVGKAKIIVRARRSSAGEGMQVLVYTPDAPDLFARICGYFDQAGFSILDAKIHTAKNGYALDTFQVVSPELADHYRELAAMVEADLDRTIEEPGPLPPPGKGRVSRRVKSFPIAPRVDLQPDEKAQRWLLSVSASDRAGLLYLIARVLARHRINLQLAKITTLGERVEDTFLIDGPELQQNKAQIAIETELLEALNT, via the coding sequence ATGAGTGAACTGGTTCAGGTGCGGGAGCAATACCGTGCGGGTAAAACCGCCCTGCTCGCCTCGCTGGCCGGCAGCGGCGCCTCGTCCCGGGGCATTCACAGCCTGCTGCAAAAGCTGGCCAAGCATACCGATGCAACCTTGCAGCTGCTCTGGCAGCGTGCCGGCTTCCCGGCCACGGCCTGCCTGGTTGCGGCGGGTGGTTTTGGCCGGGGCGAGCTGTTTCCCCATTCAGACGTGGACGTCCTGCTTTTGCTGCCGGACGACGCCAATGCGGAGGACGATGCGCCCCTCAAAAGCAAGGTGGAGAGCTTCATCAGCAGTTGCTGGGACAGCGGACTGGAAATCGGTTCCAGCGTGCGCACGGTGGCCGACTGCGTGGAAGAGGCAGCCAAGGATGTCACCGTGCAGACCTCCCTGCTGGAAGCTCGACGGGTTGCCGGCTCGAAAAAGAATTTTCTGAGGCTGCAACAGCAGCTCGACGCGGTGCTCGACCCCAAGGCCTTTTATGTGGCCAAAACGCTGGAATTGCGCCAGCGCCATAACAAGTTTGAAAACACGCCCTACTCCCTGGAGCCCAATTGCAAGGAATCGCCGGGAGGCTTGCGGGATCTGCAGGTGGTGTTGTGGGTCGCGCGCGCCGCGGGTCTCGGAAAATCGTGGGATGACCTCGCTCGTAGCGGCCTCGCCACCGCCTTTGAGGTGCGGCAGATCAAGGCCAATGAGGCGCTGCTGAGCCTGATACGCGCCCGCCTGCACCTGATTTCAGGGCGGCGCGAGGACCGGCTTGTATTCGATCTGCAAACGGCTGTCGCCGAGTCGTTCGGCTATTCAAGCCATGCCGATGATGGCAGCAGGCTGCCGCGCCGTGCCAGTGAAGCATTGATGCGCCGCTACTATTGGGCCGCCAAGGCGGTGACCCAGCTCAACCAGATCCTGCTGCTCAACATTGAAGAACGCCTGAACCCCAACACCTATCCGCTGCAGCGGATCAATGAACGGTTCTGCGACAAGGCGGGCATGCTGGAAGTGACCAGCGATGACCTGTACGTGCGCGAGCCGCATGCGATTCTTGAAACCTTCCTGCTGTACGAAACCACCGTAGGCATCAAGGGGCTGTCGGCGCGCACCCTGCGGGCGCTGTACAACGCCCGTGGCGTCATGACAGCGAAGTTCCGCCGCGACCCCGTCAATCGGGACACCTTCCGGCGCATCCTGCAGCAGCCCGAGGGCATCACGCACGCCATACGCCTGATGAACCAGACCTCGGTGCTGGGCCGTTACTTGTGGGTATTCCGCAAGATCGTCGGGCAGATGCAGCATGACCTGTTCCACGTGTATACCGTGGACCAGCACATCCTCATGGTGCTGCGCAATGTGCGGCGCTTCTTCATGGCCGAGCACTCGCATGAATACCCGATGTGCTCACAACTCGCGGCGGGTTGGGACAAGCCCTGGATATTGTTCATTGCGGCGCTGTTTCATGACATTGCCAAGGGACGCGGCGGCGATCATTCCGAACTGGGCTGCAAGGATGTTCGCATTTTCTGCCGGCAGCACGGCATCGCCACCGGGGACGCCCGCCTGATCGAGTTCCTGGTGGGCGAGCACCTGAGCATGAGCCGGATCGCCCAAAAGGAAGACCTCAGCAATCCCGACGTGATTGCCGCCTTTGCCCGGCGGGTCGGCAATGAGCGCTACCTGACCGCCCTGTACCTGCTGACGGTGGCCGATATCCGCGGTACCAGCCCCAAAGTCTGGAACGCCTGGAAAGGCAAGCTGCTGGAAGACCTCTACCGCTACACGCTGCGCGTGCTGGGCGGGCGGGCACCCGATGCCGATGCCGAAGTGGAGGCCCGAAAGCGCGAGGCCCTGACCACGCTGGCGCTGCACGCCGAACCATTCGAGGCCCACAAGGCACTGTGGGATACGCTGGACGTGAGTTACTTCATGCGCCATGAGGCGGCCGACATTGCCTGGCACGCCCGGCAGCTGTCGCGCTACGTGGGCAAGGCCAAGATCATCGTGCGTGCGCGCCGCTCGTCGGCCGGCGAAGGCATGCAGGTGCTGGTCTACACGCCTGACGCGCCGGACCTGTTCGCGCGCATTTGCGGTTACTTTGACCAGGCAGGTTTCAGCATTCTGGATGCCAAGATTCACACTGCCAAAAACGGTTACGCGCTCGACACCTTTCAGGTAGTCAGTCCCGAGCTGGCTGACCATTATCGCGAGCTGGCCGCCATGGTCGAGGCCGACCTGGACCGCACCATTGAAGAGCCGGGCCCGCTGCCTCCTCCCGGCAAGGGCCGCGTGTCACGCCGCGTCAAAAGCTTTCCGATTGCACCACGGGTGGATCTGCAGCCGGACGAAAAAGCCCAGCGCTGGCTGCTCAGCGTATCGGCCAGCGACCGCGCCGGCCTGCTGTACCTGATTGCGCGGGTCCTGGCCCGCCACCGCATCAACCTGCAGCTTGCCAAGATCACCACACTGGGTGAGCGTGTGGAAGACACCTTCCTGATCGATGGCCCCGAACTTCAGCAGAACAAGGCGCAAATCGCCATTGAGACCGAATTGCTGGAAGCGCTCAATACCTGA
- a CDS encoding class I SAM-dependent methyltransferase has product MTSVSGRPSLGSATPPTPPPYQFKFETVSGSGDDLQMRSLLDRQQFYDPQGEAEAAGISSSAWPLFGQLWPSGRVLAHVMQTFELEGKRILELGCGLGLASLIVHRRGGDITASDCHPLAAAFLLENLKLNQLPAMKYQMGNWSRANPLLERFDLIIGSDILYDRGQPQTLSQFIDLHAQPDVEVLIVDPDRGNRIAFNRNMDLLGYAHTQTRISQLPGTGGKYKGRLLRYLRTSTALHL; this is encoded by the coding sequence ATGACCTCTGTTTCTGGGCGCCCCTCCTTGGGGTCTGCAACACCCCCAACCCCTCCGCCCTATCAATTCAAGTTTGAAACGGTCAGCGGAAGCGGCGACGATCTTCAGATGCGTTCCCTGCTGGATCGGCAACAATTTTATGATCCTCAGGGCGAGGCTGAAGCAGCAGGCATTTCATCATCGGCCTGGCCGCTTTTTGGTCAGCTATGGCCATCCGGCCGGGTGCTGGCCCATGTAATGCAGACCTTTGAACTGGAGGGCAAACGCATTCTGGAGCTGGGGTGCGGGCTGGGCTTGGCCAGCCTGATCGTGCATCGGCGCGGCGGGGATATCACGGCGAGCGATTGTCACCCGCTGGCAGCGGCATTTTTGCTGGAAAATCTCAAACTCAACCAGCTCCCGGCCATGAAATACCAGATGGGCAACTGGTCAAGGGCCAATCCGCTGCTGGAACGATTTGATCTGATCATTGGCAGCGATATTCTGTATGACCGCGGGCAGCCCCAGACCCTGTCGCAATTCATTGATCTGCATGCGCAGCCAGACGTGGAGGTGCTGATCGTCGATCCCGATCGGGGCAATCGGATTGCATTCAACCGGAACATGGATTTGCTGGGCTACGCCCATACGCAGACACGTATTTCCCAACTGCCTGGCACCGGCGGCAAATACAAGGGGCGATTGCTGCGCTACCTGAGGACTTCCACCGCTTTACATCTCTGA
- the def gene encoding peptide deformylase: protein MTVREILKMGDPRLFRVAQPVAAFDTDALHLLVSDMFDTMRAADGAGLAAPQIGVNLQVVIFGADQVNPRYPDAPLVPRTVLLNPVITPLSADEEEGWEGCLSVPGLRGLVPRFSHIRYTGFDQYGDPIDRTVDGFHARVVQHECDHLMGKLYPMRIRDFTQFGYTDVLFPGLDASTDD, encoded by the coding sequence ATGACCGTTCGCGAAATTCTCAAAATGGGTGACCCGCGTTTATTCCGAGTTGCCCAACCTGTCGCCGCATTTGATACGGACGCGCTGCACCTGCTGGTTTCCGACATGTTTGACACCATGCGGGCCGCGGATGGCGCCGGTCTGGCCGCCCCGCAGATTGGCGTCAATTTGCAGGTGGTGATTTTTGGCGCCGACCAGGTCAATCCACGCTACCCCGATGCGCCCCTGGTACCTCGCACCGTGTTGCTCAACCCCGTCATCACACCCCTGAGCGCCGATGAAGAGGAGGGCTGGGAGGGCTGTCTGTCCGTGCCGGGCCTGCGCGGCCTGGTCCCGCGGTTTTCACATATTCGGTATACCGGCTTTGACCAGTATGGCGACCCCATTGACCGCACGGTCGACGGCTTTCACGCCCGCGTGGTGCAGCATGAATGCGATCATTTGATGGGCAAGCTCTATCCCATGCGAATCCGGGACTTTACCCAGTTTGGTTACACCGACGTACTGTTTCCAGGACTCGATGCATCGACTGATGATTGA
- the ligA gene encoding NAD-dependent DNA ligase LigA produces MATKDLFAQPEPSRQPASPAERMAALRAELHAHAHRYYVLDEPTIPDSEYDRLFKELQDLEAAYPELLTPDSPTQRVGGKPLDQFASVRHKVPMLSIRTETDTEATGAQNFDTRVRKELGLTESNPPVEYVAELKFDGLAMSLRYEHGVLVQAATRGDGEVGEEVTQNIRTIRQIPLKLPSDAPPVLEVRGEVYMRRADFEALNDKQREKIAAGAKGEKTFVNPRNAAAGAVRQLDPAIAAQRPLSFFAYGVGEVVLEAEQANPKNPWVATHMELLQALKSWGFPVAAQTKIAHGASELIAFHQAMGQQRDSLPYDIDGVVYKVNSLALQKQMGFVSREPRWAVAHKYPAQEQLTTVLGIEVQVGRTGKLTPVAKLAPVFVGGVTVTNATLHNEDEARRKDVRVGDTVIVRRAGDVIPEVVSVLPDKRLPGAPMFTMPRQCPVCGSDAVREEGEADYRCTGGLFCGAQRKEAILHYAHRRAVEIEGLGDKLVEQLVDANVIRTLPDLYKLGLTALASLDRMAEKSANNLLKALEKSKQTTLPRFLFGLGIRHVGEATAKELARHFGNLDAIMDATQEQLLAVSDVGSIVAQSIRTFFDQPHNREVVEQLRACGVHWEEGEPAAVAPKPLSGKTFVITGTLPTLSRDEAKDKVEAAGGKVAGSVSKKTDYVVAGTEAGSKLVKAQELGIAVIDEAALMRLLASAEAE; encoded by the coding sequence ATGGCCACCAAAGACCTGTTTGCGCAGCCGGAGCCTTCGCGGCAGCCGGCGTCCCCTGCTGAACGCATGGCCGCCTTGCGCGCTGAACTTCACGCTCATGCTCATCGCTATTACGTCCTGGACGAGCCGACCATTCCCGACAGCGAGTACGACAGGCTGTTCAAGGAGTTGCAGGACCTGGAAGCGGCATACCCGGAGTTGCTGACACCGGATTCCCCGACGCAGCGCGTGGGCGGCAAGCCGCTTGACCAGTTTGCCAGCGTGCGCCACAAGGTGCCCATGCTCAGCATTCGCACGGAGACGGACACAGAGGCCACCGGCGCGCAAAATTTCGACACCCGCGTGCGCAAGGAACTGGGGCTGACGGAGTCGAATCCGCCGGTCGAGTATGTGGCTGAACTGAAGTTTGACGGGCTGGCCATGAGCTTGCGTTATGAGCACGGTGTGCTGGTGCAGGCGGCCACCCGCGGCGACGGCGAGGTCGGGGAAGAGGTGACGCAGAACATCCGTACCATCAGGCAAATTCCTCTCAAACTGCCATCAGATGCACCACCTGTGCTGGAAGTGCGGGGTGAGGTTTATATGCGGCGCGCTGATTTCGAAGCCTTGAACGACAAACAGCGAGAAAAAATCGCGGCGGGCGCCAAAGGTGAAAAAACCTTTGTGAATCCGCGCAACGCCGCCGCTGGTGCGGTGCGCCAGCTGGATCCCGCTATCGCCGCGCAGCGCCCGTTGAGCTTTTTTGCCTATGGCGTGGGCGAGGTGGTGCTGGAGGCCGAACAAGCCAACCCGAAGAACCCTTGGGTTGCGACCCATATGGAGCTTCTGCAAGCGCTGAAGTCATGGGGGTTTCCAGTGGCAGCCCAGACAAAAATTGCGCATGGTGCTTCTGAATTGATAGCGTTTCACCAGGCCATGGGCCAGCAGCGCGACAGCCTGCCTTACGACATTGATGGGGTGGTGTACAAGGTCAACAGCCTGGCATTGCAGAAACAGATGGGGTTTGTCAGCCGGGAACCACGCTGGGCTGTGGCCCATAAATACCCGGCGCAGGAACAGCTCACCACCGTGCTGGGCATTGAGGTGCAGGTCGGGCGCACGGGTAAGTTGACGCCGGTGGCCAAGCTGGCACCGGTCTTTGTGGGTGGCGTTACCGTGACCAATGCCACGCTGCACAACGAGGACGAAGCGCGCCGCAAGGATGTGCGGGTGGGCGACACCGTGATTGTTCGCCGTGCCGGCGACGTGATCCCCGAGGTTGTCAGCGTGCTGCCCGACAAGCGATTGCCGGGCGCGCCGATGTTCACGATGCCGCGCCAATGTCCGGTCTGCGGCTCCGATGCGGTGCGCGAGGAGGGCGAAGCCGATTACCGGTGCACCGGCGGGCTTTTTTGCGGCGCACAGCGCAAGGAAGCCATCCTGCACTATGCGCACCGACGCGCCGTCGAGATTGAGGGCCTGGGTGACAAGCTGGTGGAGCAATTGGTGGACGCCAATGTGATTCGCACATTACCCGACCTTTACAAGCTGGGCCTGACGGCTTTGGCCAGCCTGGACCGCATGGCCGAAAAATCGGCCAATAACCTGCTCAAGGCGCTGGAAAAATCCAAGCAGACCACCTTGCCGCGCTTTCTGTTCGGCCTGGGTATCCGCCACGTGGGTGAAGCCACAGCCAAGGAACTGGCGCGTCATTTTGGCAATCTGGACGCCATCATGGATGCCACGCAAGAGCAGTTGCTGGCTGTCAGCGACGTCGGCTCCATCGTTGCCCAGAGCATACGTACCTTCTTTGACCAGCCCCACAACCGTGAGGTGGTCGAGCAGCTGCGCGCCTGTGGCGTTCACTGGGAGGAGGGAGAACCTGCTGCCGTTGCCCCCAAACCGCTGTCCGGGAAGACCTTTGTGATCACCGGCACCTTGCCCACGCTGAGCCGGGATGAGGCCAAGGACAAGGTGGAGGCCGCCGGTGGCAAGGTAGCTGGCTCGGTCAGCAAAAAGACGGATTATGTGGTGGCAGGTACCGAGGCTGGCAGCAAGCTGGTCAAGGCGCAGGAGCTTGGTATCGCCGTGATCGATGAAGCGGCCTTGATGCGCCTGCTGGCTTCTGCTGAAGCTGAATAA
- a CDS encoding cell division protein ZipA C-terminal FtsZ-binding domain-containing protein gives MSTLQVSLAVVGGLVLAGVVAHSAWSSRRNLPKRATPPVPPAQEPAQHQAPMQAPTTAPDVLAERQEPSFDTDMDGDSGLPSLASLTTPPDRKPGLDVLIDAVAPVVLESVVSGDAALAAMPSTRRVGSKPFGVEGLSVTTGEWEFPTAGHRYSAFQCGVQLANRTGALNQIEYSEFVMKAQAFADAIGGEPEFPEMLDEVARARELDQFASGHDAQLSFTLRAIHTAWSPGYVQQSAARLGFVAGSIPGRMVLPASQPGHAPILGLAFDTQAAMADDPEQTALRELTLSLDVPQVLRSEQPFARMCEVAMALAASMDGVIIDDNGNLIRPEAMDVIHADLEQLYDTLDGRDLSAGSVLGRRLFS, from the coding sequence ATGAGCACACTCCAGGTCAGTTTGGCGGTGGTGGGCGGCTTGGTGCTGGCAGGCGTGGTGGCTCACAGCGCCTGGTCGTCGCGCAGAAACCTGCCCAAGCGGGCCACACCACCCGTGCCTCCCGCACAGGAGCCCGCACAGCATCAGGCGCCAATGCAGGCACCCACTACAGCGCCTGACGTACTGGCCGAGCGACAGGAGCCCAGCTTTGATACAGATATGGATGGCGACTCTGGCCTGCCCTCCCTGGCGAGCCTCACCACGCCCCCCGACAGAAAACCCGGTCTGGACGTCCTGATCGACGCCGTGGCGCCGGTGGTGCTTGAGTCGGTGGTGTCGGGTGACGCCGCGTTGGCCGCGATGCCCAGTACCCGCCGCGTCGGCAGCAAACCCTTCGGGGTAGAGGGCCTCAGCGTGACCACCGGCGAATGGGAGTTTCCCACCGCCGGTCATCGCTACAGCGCCTTCCAGTGCGGCGTGCAACTGGCCAATCGAACTGGTGCGCTCAACCAGATCGAGTACTCGGAATTCGTCATGAAGGCGCAGGCCTTTGCCGACGCCATTGGGGGCGAGCCAGAATTTCCTGAAATGCTCGACGAGGTTGCACGTGCCAGGGAACTGGACCAGTTCGCCAGCGGGCACGATGCCCAGTTGAGCTTCACCCTGCGCGCCATTCACACAGCCTGGAGCCCAGGTTATGTGCAGCAAAGCGCCGCAAGGCTCGGTTTTGTAGCCGGCTCCATCCCCGGCCGCATGGTGCTGCCCGCCAGTCAGCCGGGCCATGCGCCAATTCTGGGCCTGGCCTTCGATACGCAGGCCGCCATGGCGGACGACCCCGAACAAACGGCGTTGCGCGAGCTTACGCTGTCCCTGGACGTGCCGCAAGTCCTGCGCTCCGAGCAGCCGTTTGCGCGCATGTGCGAGGTCGCCATGGCCCTGGCCGCCAGCATGGATGGCGTGATCATCGACGACAACGGCAACCTCATCCGGCCAGAAGCCATGGACGTGATCCATGCCGACCTGGAACAGCTCTATGACACGCTGGACGGCCGCGACCTGTCGGCCGGCTCTGTGCTGGGCAGGCGTCTGTTTTCCTGA